One Pseudomonas muyukensis DNA segment encodes these proteins:
- a CDS encoding RHS repeat-associated core domain-containing protein, whose product MTAIPIEIGRQTFDGLGRQRSVSVTGRTTHYHYQPGQLPPTANTLPDGSRVAYSYEPQLGNALLGIQVDGNPGERLSYHPHLGRPIQATGRHSEHAWHFTPSGQLQRDSWTVDGQVHSTHWRHSLLGQLLGFTDAAGTQHTREHDAFGRIHRVQAGEVRTTISYDAFSRPAMVISEDLASARTLSKHLEYDSFGREARCTFNVSEAGQSHAFVQTLAYSNLDQLISRTWEQDGAITEEHFAYDLRGRLVHYSANAHAGPQDPFGNTLVEQRFAFNHLDGLREVISTFTDGSTDTATFRYAETDPTQVIAIGHTHHSWPAEITLTYDACGQVVGDSLGRQLTWNDQGRLASVSLQGSTCHYRYTPSGQLCDRVVDGNLTRGFHSGTQLTHEERPGERLELAGDGTTLFAANRVAGGVRQTTLLGCDTQGSVRLEAGAHLSSRHYSPHGAETGQPGHSRFGFCGQRREPLTGWIIPAGYRPYDPVLMCFLAPDSESPFGRGGINPYAYCGGDPINRSDPDGHSWQTWVMAGVGIAAGILASVASLGTAGAALGAILAGGTMSASGVLAVATAALNTLSVGTGIASMVLQAQGADEKAASVLGWVSLGTGAASLIGAASSLGSRSLAHYAKGATQPQGGTAVRAISKPTHWIKRSAVLYAKSSEADDVVWHTNLWGKNIRAFETHGSPTGHLLNAQGQVEAAAQLALREIAPRLTDLPADVPFVLLACHGGKSGAAQQIANVLQRPVYGYDHAIFVKRAQWMQHLWVDDAGTSIPTQVAASSRLQGPLPAGRELAAGRLYFPRK is encoded by the coding sequence ATGACTGCCATACCGATCGAAATTGGCCGTCAGACCTTCGACGGACTCGGCCGCCAGCGTTCGGTCAGCGTGACCGGCCGTACCACCCACTACCACTACCAGCCAGGGCAGTTGCCGCCCACGGCCAACACCTTGCCCGACGGCAGCCGCGTGGCTTACAGCTATGAACCACAGTTGGGCAATGCCCTGCTCGGCATTCAGGTCGACGGCAACCCCGGGGAGCGCCTGAGCTATCACCCACACCTCGGTCGACCGATCCAGGCCACCGGCCGCCACAGTGAACACGCCTGGCACTTCACCCCATCCGGCCAACTGCAACGCGACAGCTGGACCGTGGACGGCCAGGTCCACAGCACCCACTGGCGCCATTCGCTGCTCGGCCAGTTGCTCGGCTTCACCGATGCCGCCGGCACGCAACACACGCGCGAGCACGATGCCTTCGGCCGGATCCACCGCGTGCAGGCCGGCGAAGTCCGCACCACGATCAGCTATGACGCGTTTTCACGGCCGGCAATGGTCATCAGCGAGGACCTGGCCAGCGCCAGGACCCTGAGCAAACACCTGGAATATGACAGCTTCGGCCGCGAAGCCCGTTGCACCTTCAACGTCAGCGAAGCCGGCCAGAGCCACGCGTTCGTCCAGACGCTGGCCTACTCCAACCTCGATCAATTGATCTCGCGCACCTGGGAGCAAGACGGCGCGATAACCGAGGAGCATTTCGCCTATGACCTGCGCGGGCGCCTGGTGCACTACAGCGCCAACGCGCACGCCGGCCCGCAAGATCCGTTCGGCAACACCCTGGTCGAGCAACGCTTCGCCTTCAACCACCTCGATGGACTGCGCGAAGTCATCAGCACCTTCACCGACGGCAGCACCGACACCGCCACCTTCCGCTACGCCGAAACCGATCCCACCCAAGTCATTGCGATCGGTCATACCCATCACAGCTGGCCGGCCGAAATCACCCTGACCTATGACGCCTGCGGCCAGGTGGTCGGGGACAGCCTCGGCCGTCAGTTGACCTGGAACGACCAAGGCCGCCTGGCCAGCGTCAGTCTTCAAGGCAGTACCTGTCACTACCGTTACACCCCCAGCGGCCAACTGTGCGACAGAGTGGTCGACGGCAACCTCACCCGCGGTTTCCACAGTGGTACGCAACTGACTCACGAGGAACGGCCAGGTGAACGCCTGGAGCTTGCCGGTGACGGCACCACCCTGTTCGCCGCGAACCGGGTAGCGGGTGGGGTGCGCCAGACCACCCTGCTGGGTTGCGACACCCAGGGAAGTGTCCGCCTGGAAGCCGGCGCCCACCTCAGCAGCCGCCACTACAGCCCCCATGGCGCAGAAACCGGACAGCCGGGGCATAGCCGCTTCGGCTTTTGCGGGCAGCGACGCGAACCGCTGACCGGCTGGATCATCCCCGCCGGCTACCGCCCCTATGACCCCGTACTGATGTGCTTCCTTGCCCCCGACAGCGAAAGCCCCTTCGGCCGTGGCGGGATCAATCCCTATGCCTATTGCGGGGGTGATCCAATCAACCGCAGCGATCCTGACGGGCACAGCTGGCAGACCTGGGTCATGGCCGGCGTCGGCATCGCCGCTGGGATACTCGCCAGCGTCGCCAGCCTGGGTACGGCTGGCGCCGCCCTTGGCGCCATCCTGGCCGGGGGCACGATGAGCGCCAGTGGCGTCCTGGCCGTGGCCACGGCGGCCCTGAATACCCTGTCAGTGGGCACCGGTATCGCGTCCATGGTGTTGCAGGCGCAAGGCGCAGATGAAAAAGCCGCCAGTGTCCTGGGCTGGGTCTCGCTGGGGACCGGCGCGGCCAGCCTGATAGGCGCGGCCAGCAGCCTTGGCAGCCGGTCGCTGGCGCATTACGCCAAAGGCGCTACCCAACCGCAAGGCGGCACGGCGGTCAGGGCCATCAGCAAGCCGACGCACTGGATCAAGCGCAGCGCAGTACTTTATGCCAAGTCCAGCGAGGCCGACGACGTCGTCTGGCACACCAACCTCTGGGGCAAGAACATCAGGGCATTCGAAACCCACGGCAGCCCAACGGGCCATTTGCTGAACGCCCAGGGCCAGGTGGAGGCTGCGGCCCAGCTCGCCCTGCGTGAAATAGCACCTCGTCTGACCGATCTTCCCGCCGATGTCCCTTTCGTCCTGCTGGCCTGTCATGGCGGCAAGAGTGGCGCGGCACAGCAGATTGCCAATGTTCTGCAACGGCCAGTGTACGGCTATGACCATGCAATCTTCGTCAAACGTGCGCAGTGGATGCAGCACCTGTGGGTCGATGACGCCGGGACCTCGATCCCTACGCAGGTGGCGGCGAGCTCGCGCTTGCAAGGCCCGCTGCCGGCGGGTCGCGAACTGGCGGCGGGCAGGTTGTACTTCCCCCGCAAGTAA
- a CDS encoding fumarate hydratase, whose protein sequence is MTVIKQDDLIQSVADALQFISYYHPVDFIQAMHEAYLREESPAARDSIAQILINSRMCATGHRPICQDTGIVTVFVRVGMDVRWDGATLSVDDMINEGVRRAYNLPENVLRASILADPAGARKNTKDNTPAVIHYSIVPGDKVEVDVAAKGGGSENKSKMAMLNPSDSIVDWVLKTVPTMGAGWCPPGMLGIGIGGTAEKAAVMAKEVLMESIDIHELKARGPQNRIEEIRLELFDKVNQLGIGAQGLGGLTTVLDVKIMDYPTHAASLPVCMIPNCAATRHAHFVLDGSGPAELEAPSLDAYPEIVWEAGPSARRVNLDAITPEEVASWKPGETILLNGKMLTGRDAAHKRMVEMLNRGEELPVDLKGRFIYYVGPVDPVGDEVVGPAGPTTATRMDKFTRQILEQTGLLGMIGKSERGPTAIEAIKDNKAVYLMAVGGAAYLVAQAIRKSKVLAFAELGMEAIYEFEVKDMPVTVAVDSQGESVHITGPALWQSKIAESLAVEVK, encoded by the coding sequence ATGACCGTGATCAAGCAAGACGACCTGATTCAGAGCGTCGCCGACGCCCTGCAATTCATTTCGTACTACCACCCCGTCGACTTCATCCAGGCGATGCACGAGGCCTACCTGCGTGAAGAGTCGCCTGCCGCGCGCGACTCCATCGCCCAGATCCTGATCAACTCGCGCATGTGCGCCACCGGCCACCGCCCGATCTGCCAGGACACCGGTATCGTCACCGTGTTCGTGCGCGTGGGCATGGACGTGCGCTGGGACGGCGCCACCCTGAGCGTCGACGACATGATCAACGAAGGTGTGCGCCGCGCCTACAACCTGCCCGAGAACGTCCTGCGCGCCTCGATCCTGGCCGACCCGGCCGGTGCCCGCAAGAACACCAAGGACAACACCCCGGCCGTGATCCACTACTCCATCGTGCCCGGCGACAAGGTCGAGGTCGATGTCGCCGCCAAGGGCGGTGGCTCGGAGAACAAGTCGAAGATGGCCATGCTCAACCCGTCCGACTCGATCGTCGACTGGGTCCTGAAGACCGTGCCGACCATGGGCGCTGGCTGGTGCCCGCCTGGCATGCTCGGCATCGGCATCGGCGGTACTGCCGAGAAAGCCGCGGTGATGGCCAAGGAAGTGTTGATGGAGTCCATCGACATCCATGAGCTCAAGGCCCGTGGCCCGCAGAACCGCATCGAGGAGATCCGCCTGGAGCTGTTCGACAAGGTCAACCAGCTGGGCATCGGTGCCCAGGGCCTGGGCGGCCTGACCACCGTGCTCGACGTCAAGATCATGGACTACCCGACCCACGCCGCCTCCTTGCCGGTGTGCATGATCCCCAACTGCGCCGCCACCCGTCACGCCCACTTCGTGCTCGACGGTTCCGGCCCGGCCGAGCTGGAAGCGCCGTCGCTGGACGCCTACCCGGAAATCGTCTGGGAGGCCGGCCCAAGCGCGCGCCGCGTGAACCTGGACGCCATCACCCCGGAAGAAGTCGCCAGCTGGAAACCGGGCGAGACCATCCTGCTCAACGGCAAGATGCTCACCGGCCGCGACGCTGCGCACAAGCGCATGGTCGAGATGCTCAACCGTGGCGAAGAACTGCCGGTCGACCTCAAAGGCCGCTTCATCTACTACGTCGGCCCGGTCGACCCGGTCGGTGACGAAGTGGTCGGCCCAGCCGGCCCGACCACCGCCACGCGCATGGACAAGTTCACCCGCCAGATCCTCGAGCAGACCGGCCTGCTGGGCATGATCGGCAAGTCCGAGCGTGGCCCGACCGCCATCGAGGCGATCAAGGACAACAAGGCCGTGTACCTGATGGCCGTCGGCGGCGCCGCCTACCTGGTGGCCCAGGCCATCCGCAAGTCGAAGGTCCTGGCCTTCGCCGAGCTGGGCATGGAAGCGATCTACGAGTTCGAGGTCAAGGACATGCCGGTCACCGTCGCGGTGGACAGCCAGGGTGAGTCGGTACACATCACCGGCCCCGCGCTGTGGCAGAGCAAGATCGCCGAAAGCCTGGCGGTGGAAGTGAAGTGA
- a CDS encoding iron-sulfur-binding ferredoxin reductase has translation MPELCVGERRWVVPSGSNLLDALNEAGLAVPYSCRAGSCHACLVHCLAGQPVDALPEALALAQHAQGWRLACQCRVVEDLRVAVFDPHRDGVPARVCAVDWFGDVLRLRLKPQRALRYQAGQHVVLWLGMVARPYSLASLPGEDDFLEFHIDCQRPGAFCDLARGLQVGDGIRLGELRGGALHYELDWQDRPLWLLAAGTGLAPLWGILREALRQGHRGEIRVVHVARDGAGHYLDGPLLEMAGVNVELVLADRMDEALAGLRPSSRQTVALVCGGAGSVERFARRLFIAGVPRGQVFADVFVEHA, from the coding sequence ATGCCCGAACTTTGCGTGGGCGAACGCCGCTGGGTGGTGCCGTCCGGCAGCAACCTGCTCGATGCCTTGAACGAGGCCGGGCTCGCTGTGCCCTACAGCTGCCGCGCCGGCAGCTGCCATGCCTGCCTGGTGCATTGCCTGGCCGGGCAGCCGGTGGATGCCTTGCCCGAAGCCCTGGCGCTGGCCCAGCACGCCCAGGGCTGGCGCCTGGCCTGCCAGTGCCGGGTGGTCGAGGACCTGCGTGTGGCGGTGTTCGACCCGCACCGCGACGGCGTGCCGGCGCGGGTGTGCGCGGTGGACTGGTTTGGCGATGTGCTGCGTTTGCGGCTGAAGCCGCAACGCGCGCTGCGCTATCAGGCGGGGCAGCACGTGGTGCTGTGGCTGGGCATGGTGGCCCGCCCATACTCGCTGGCCAGCCTGCCGGGGGAGGATGATTTTCTCGAGTTTCATATCGACTGCCAGCGGCCGGGTGCGTTCTGCGACCTTGCGCGTGGCTTGCAGGTTGGCGATGGGATACGCCTTGGCGAACTGCGCGGCGGCGCTTTGCATTACGAACTGGACTGGCAGGATCGGCCCTTGTGGCTGCTGGCGGCGGGTACCGGGCTGGCACCGTTGTGGGGCATCTTGCGCGAGGCGTTGCGCCAGGGGCATCGGGGGGAGATCAGGGTGGTGCATGTGGCGCGCGATGGCGCTGGGCATTATCTGGACGGGCCGTTGCTTGAAATGGCCGGGGTGAATGTCGAGCTGGTCTTGGCCGATCGGATGGATGAGGCGCTGGCGGGGTTGCGGCCGTCATCGCGGCAGACGGTGGCGCTGGTGTGTGGCGGGGCGGGGAGTGTCGAGCGGTTCGCCCGGCGGCTGTTCATTGCCGGGGTGCCGCGGGGGCAGGTGTTTGCCGATGTGTTCGTCGAGCATGCTTGA
- the pyk gene encoding pyruvate kinase, whose translation MTIRRTKIVATLGPASNSPEVIEQLILAGLDVARLNFSHGTPDEHKARARLIREIAAKNGRHVALLGDLQGPKIRIAKFANKRIELKVGDKFTFSTAHPLTEGNQDIVGIDYPDLVKDCGVGDELLLDDGRVVMRVETATADALHCVVIIGGPLSDHKGINRKGGGLTAPALTEKDKADIKLAAEMDLDYLAVSFPRDASDMEYARKLRDAAGGSAWLVAKIERAEAVADDETLDQLILASDAVMVARGDLGVEIGDAELIAIQKKIIQHARRNNKAVIVATQMMESMIQNPMPTRAEVSDVANAVLDNTDAVMLSAESAAGAYPIEAVQAMARICSGAEKHPTSQKSSHRLHTTFERCDESIALAAMYTANHFPGVKAIIALTESGYTPLIMSRLRSHVPIFALSPHRATQARANMFRGVYPIAFDPASLPADKVSQAAVDELLKRGLVEQGDWVILTKGDSYHTIGGTNGMKILHVGDPLVG comes from the coding sequence ATGACCATCCGCCGTACCAAAATCGTCGCCACCCTTGGCCCCGCCAGCAACTCGCCGGAAGTGATCGAACAGCTGATCCTCGCCGGCCTGGACGTGGCACGCCTGAACTTTTCCCACGGCACCCCGGACGAGCACAAGGCCCGCGCCCGCCTGATCCGCGAGATCGCCGCCAAGAACGGCCGCCACGTCGCGCTGCTGGGCGACCTGCAGGGCCCGAAGATCCGCATCGCCAAGTTCGCCAACAAGCGCATCGAACTGAAAGTCGGTGACAAGTTCACCTTCTCCACCGCTCACCCGCTGACCGAAGGCAACCAGGACATCGTCGGCATCGACTACCCCGACCTGGTCAAGGACTGCGGCGTCGGTGACGAACTGCTGCTCGACGATGGCCGCGTGGTCATGCGCGTCGAAACCGCCACCGCCGATGCCCTGCACTGCGTGGTGATCATCGGTGGGCCGCTGTCGGACCACAAAGGCATCAACCGCAAAGGTGGCGGCCTGACCGCCCCGGCCCTGACCGAAAAAGACAAGGCCGACATCAAGCTGGCCGCGGAAATGGACCTGGACTACCTGGCGGTGTCGTTCCCGCGGGACGCCAGCGACATGGAATACGCCCGCAAACTGCGTGACGCAGCCGGCGGCAGCGCCTGGCTGGTGGCCAAGATCGAACGCGCCGAAGCGGTAGCCGACGACGAGACCCTCGACCAGTTGATCCTCGCCTCCGACGCGGTCATGGTCGCCCGTGGCGACCTGGGCGTGGAAATCGGCGACGCCGAGCTGATCGCCATCCAGAAGAAGATCATCCAGCACGCCCGCCGCAACAACAAGGCGGTGATCGTGGCGACCCAGATGATGGAGTCGATGATCCAGAACCCGATGCCGACCCGCGCCGAAGTGTCCGACGTGGCCAACGCCGTGCTGGACAACACCGATGCGGTGATGCTGTCGGCCGAGAGCGCCGCTGGCGCCTACCCGATCGAAGCCGTGCAGGCCATGGCCCGTATCTGCTCGGGCGCCGAAAAGCACCCGACCAGCCAGAAGTCCAGCCACCGCCTGCACACCACCTTCGAGCGCTGCGACGAGTCCATCGCCCTGGCGGCCATGTACACGGCCAACCACTTCCCCGGCGTGAAGGCGATCATCGCCCTTACCGAAAGTGGCTACACCCCGCTGATCATGTCGCGCCTGCGCTCGCACGTGCCGATCTTCGCCCTGTCGCCGCACCGCGCCACCCAGGCTCGTGCCAACATGTTCCGCGGCGTCTACCCGATCGCCTTCGACCCGGCCTCGCTGCCGGCCGACAAGGTTAGCCAGGCAGCCGTCGACGAGCTGCTCAAGCGCGGCCTGGTGGAGCAAGGTGACTGGGTCATCCTGACCAAGGGCGACAGCTACCACACCATCGGGGGCACCAACGGCATGAAGATCCTGCATGTCGGTGATCCGCTGGTCGGCTGA
- a CDS encoding tetratricopeptide repeat protein: MRTLIVLTMAASVVGCTRWSMDHHLNNAYRAYDRGDCARVMLELSQVDRTSRARPFIHPEASLLRGQCLERQKLYVDAAQTYQYLIQQYPRNEYAYRAQARLQTLEKLGHLRDGGTAVAKPVNATPWR, from the coding sequence ATGCGCACCCTGATCGTTTTGACCATGGCGGCCAGTGTCGTCGGCTGCACCCGCTGGTCCATGGACCACCACCTGAACAACGCCTATCGCGCTTATGACCGTGGCGATTGCGCGCGGGTGATGCTGGAGCTGTCGCAGGTCGACCGCACCAGCCGCGCGCGGCCGTTCATCCACCCGGAAGCCTCGCTGCTGCGTGGCCAGTGCCTGGAGCGACAGAAACTCTATGTCGACGCGGCCCAGACCTACCAGTACCTGATCCAGCAATACCCGCGCAACGAGTACGCCTACCGTGCCCAGGCCCGGCTGCAGACCCTGGAGAAGCTCGGCCACCTGCGTGACGGCGGCACCGCGGTGGCCAAGCCGGTCAACGCTACACCTTGGCGTTAA
- a CDS encoding PilZ domain-containing protein, translated as MFIERHIERHQLPCVLKVYNRCTDQQIGYLGNASEDGLMLISQLPLLVGPDFELQLRVPLAGGGVQFINLTASCLWCREDETPGHYDAGFMLLQAPAQYDEFVRSLRGYFSFRPLNASA; from the coding sequence ATGTTTATCGAGCGACATATAGAACGTCACCAGTTGCCTTGCGTGCTCAAGGTCTACAACCGCTGCACCGACCAACAGATCGGCTATCTGGGCAATGCCTCCGAGGACGGCCTGATGCTGATCAGCCAGTTGCCGCTGCTGGTGGGGCCGGACTTCGAGCTGCAACTGCGGGTGCCCCTGGCCGGCGGCGGCGTGCAGTTCATCAACCTGACCGCCAGTTGCCTGTGGTGCCGTGAAGACGAGACCCCCGGGCACTACGATGCCGGCTTCATGTTGCTGCAGGCCCCTGCGCAATACGACGAATTCGTCCGCTCGCTGCGCGGCTATTTCAGCTTCCGCCCGCTGAACGCCTCCGCCTGA
- the sbcB gene encoding exodeoxyribonuclease I codes for MSSSIFWHDYETTGINPRCDRPLQMAGVRTDLELNEIEAPISLYCRPSDDILPHPAACLVTGITPQQLASQGLGEAEFMTRVHQQLSRPGTCGAGYNTLRFDDEVTRYSLYRNFFDPYAREWQGGNSRWDLIDVVRTAYALRPEGIEWPQQDGRTSLRLELLSKANGLDHGQAHEALSDVRATIALARLIRQKQPKLYDWLFQLRSKHKVMEQIRLLQPLVHVSGRFSAQRNYIGVVLPLAWHPRNRNALIVCDLQQDARPLREESAEALRQRLYTRREDMAEGELPVPLKLVHINRCPVLAPLSVLRPNDQRRLGIDLSALQLSGEQLANEQAQWQDKLAIIFQEEGFASNEDPEQQLYDGFIGDRDKRLSEQVRDTDPGLLGKQHWMFDDARLPELLFRYRARNFIDTLDEQERARWHGFCQQRLTDPVYGAPTTVGDFELACQSSWGEASEAGRQVLAAWLEHIRQLKMNYQL; via the coding sequence GTGAGCTCCAGCATCTTCTGGCACGACTACGAAACCACCGGCATCAACCCGCGCTGCGACCGCCCGTTGCAGATGGCCGGGGTGCGCACCGACCTCGAACTCAACGAGATCGAGGCACCGATCAGCCTCTATTGCCGTCCCTCCGACGATATCCTGCCGCACCCGGCAGCCTGCCTGGTCACCGGCATCACCCCGCAGCAACTGGCCAGCCAGGGCCTGGGCGAAGCCGAATTCATGACCCGGGTGCACCAGCAGTTGTCACGCCCGGGCACCTGCGGCGCCGGCTACAACACCTTGCGTTTCGACGATGAAGTCACCCGCTACAGCCTTTATCGCAATTTCTTCGACCCGTATGCCCGCGAATGGCAGGGCGGCAACAGCCGCTGGGACTTGATCGATGTAGTGCGCACGGCCTATGCCCTGCGCCCGGAAGGCATCGAGTGGCCGCAACAGGATGGGCGTACCAGCCTGCGCCTGGAACTGCTGAGCAAGGCCAACGGCCTGGATCACGGCCAGGCCCACGAAGCGCTTTCCGACGTACGGGCAACCATCGCCCTGGCGCGCCTGATTCGTCAGAAACAGCCAAAGTTGTACGACTGGTTGTTCCAGTTGCGCAGTAAACACAAGGTCATGGAACAGATTCGCCTGTTGCAGCCACTGGTGCATGTTTCCGGGCGTTTCTCGGCACAGCGCAACTATATCGGCGTGGTGCTGCCCTTGGCCTGGCATCCACGTAATCGCAATGCATTGATTGTCTGCGACCTGCAACAGGACGCCAGGCCCTTGCGCGAGGAAAGTGCAGAGGCCTTGCGCCAGCGCTTATACACGCGGCGTGAAGACATGGCCGAGGGCGAACTACCGGTGCCACTGAAGTTGGTGCACATCAACCGCTGCCCGGTGCTGGCACCCTTATCGGTATTGCGTCCTAACGATCAGCGACGCCTGGGCATCGATTTGTCGGCCTTGCAGTTAAGTGGCGAGCAGTTGGCAAATGAGCAGGCCCAATGGCAGGACAAGTTGGCGATCATCTTTCAGGAGGAAGGGTTCGCCTCGAATGAGGATCCCGAGCAGCAGTTGTATGACGGATTTATTGGCGACCGGGACAAGCGCCTGAGCGAGCAAGTGCGCGACACCGACCCCGGACTATTGGGCAAGCAGCACTGGATGTTCGACGACGCGCGGTTGCCGGAGTTGTTGTTCCGCTACCGCGCCCGCAACTTCATCGACACCCTGGATGAACAGGAGCGTGCCCGTTGGCATGGCTTCTGCCAGCAACGCCTGACCGATCCGGTGTACGGCGCGCCAACCACTGTCGGTGACTTCGAACTGGCCTGCCAGAGCAGTTGGGGCGAGGCCAGCGAAGCGGGGCGGCAGGTGCTGGCGGCCTGGTTGGAACATATCCGACAGCTGAAAATGAACTACCAACTGTGA
- the mvaT gene encoding histone-like nucleoid-structuring protein MvaT → MSLINEYRATEEAIKELQARLANLSQDDKLKKELEFEGKLRTLMGEYSKSLRDVIALLDPESKLSKAPRGAVKTTATKRARKVKQYKNPHNGEVIETKGGNHKTLKEWKAKWGGDVVESWATLLD, encoded by the coding sequence ATGTCCCTGATCAACGAATACCGCGCCACCGAAGAAGCGATCAAAGAACTTCAGGCCCGTCTGGCCAACCTGTCGCAAGACGACAAGCTGAAGAAAGAACTGGAATTCGAAGGCAAGCTGCGTACCCTGATGGGTGAGTACTCCAAGTCGCTGCGTGACGTGATTGCCCTGCTCGACCCGGAAAGCAAACTGAGCAAGGCCCCACGTGGCGCCGTCAAGACCACCGCCACCAAGCGTGCGCGCAAGGTCAAGCAATACAAGAACCCGCACAATGGCGAGGTTATTGAAACCAAGGGCGGCAACCACAAAACCCTGAAAGAGTGGAAAGCCAAGTGGGGCGGCGATGTCGTCGAGAGCTGGGCCACCCTGCTCGACTGA
- the purU gene encoding formyltetrahydrofolate deformylase: protein MRTYRLVIACPDRVGIVAKVSNFLALYNGWITEASHHSDEQSGWFFMRHEIRAESLPFGIDAFREAFAPIAEEFSMTWRITDSAQKKRVVLMASRESHCLADLLHRWHTDELDCEIPCVISNHNDLRSMVEWHGIPFHHVPVDPQDKQPAFAEVSRLVAEYDADAVVLARYMQILPPQLCQAYAEKVINIHHSFLPSFVGAKPYHQAALRGVKLIGATCHYVTEELDAGPIIEQDVVRVSHADSIEDMVRFGRDVEKMVLARGLRYHLEDRVLVHGNKTVVFN from the coding sequence ATGCGCACCTATCGATTGGTGATTGCCTGCCCCGACCGTGTCGGCATCGTGGCCAAGGTCAGTAATTTCCTGGCCCTCTACAATGGCTGGATCACCGAGGCCAGCCACCACTCCGACGAGCAGAGCGGCTGGTTCTTCATGCGCCATGAGATTCGTGCCGAGTCCCTGCCGTTCGGTATCGATGCCTTCCGCGAGGCCTTTGCGCCGATCGCCGAAGAATTCTCGATGACCTGGCGGATCACCGATTCGGCACAGAAGAAGCGCGTGGTGCTGATGGCCAGCCGCGAGTCGCACTGCCTGGCCGATTTGCTGCACCGCTGGCACACCGACGAGCTCGATTGCGAGATCCCGTGCGTGATTTCCAACCACAACGACCTGCGCAGCATGGTCGAGTGGCACGGCATTCCGTTCCACCACGTGCCAGTGGATCCGCAGGACAAGCAACCGGCGTTCGCCGAGGTTTCCCGCCTGGTGGCTGAATACGACGCCGACGCCGTGGTGCTGGCGCGCTACATGCAAATCCTGCCGCCGCAGCTGTGCCAGGCGTACGCCGAGAAAGTCATCAACATCCACCACAGCTTCCTGCCTTCGTTCGTCGGCGCCAAGCCTTACCACCAGGCGGCCCTGCGTGGCGTGAAGCTGATCGGCGCGACCTGCCACTACGTCACCGAAGAGCTGGACGCCGGTCCGATCATCGAGCAGGACGTGGTGCGTGTCAGCCATGCCGACAGCATCGAGGACATGGTTCGCTTCGGCCGCGACGTGGAGAAGATGGTCCTGGCCCGTGGCCTGCGCTACCACCTGGAAGACCGCGTGCTGGTGCACGGCAACAAGACCGTGGTGTTCAACTAA